One part of the Glycine max cultivar Williams 82 chromosome 14, Glycine_max_v4.0, whole genome shotgun sequence genome encodes these proteins:
- the LOC100800855 gene encoding uncharacterized protein, whose product MSQPVRKITFSWEKKPGVSKVTSTHHGENLIPKEEEFLAKLPPPPCTPEESATTHHKNHPLLDFQIPLPPCAFQPPFYRTSSRRCLWVQDKDPFLAAFKECTKNHQKSSATVNKKLIKDGIESRVRKSMSFFSCTRSCTVHDTNLVRISHLDKD is encoded by the coding sequence ATGAGTCAACCAGTAAGAAAGATAACCTTCTCATGGGAAAAGAAGCCCGGTGTCTCCAAAGTAACAAGTACTCATCATGGTGAAAATCTGATCCCAAAGGAGGAAGAGTTTTTGGCCAAGTTGCCACCACCACCTTGCACACCAGAAGAATCAGCTACTACTCATCACAAAAACCACCCTCTTCTTGATTTTCAAATTCCACTTCCTCCTTGTGCTTTTCAGCCTCCTTTTTATAGAACTTCCTCCAGGAGGTGCCTTTGGGTTCAGGACAAAGACCCTTTCCTAGCAGCTTTCAAAGAGTGCACCAAGAATCATCAGAAAAGTAGTGCTACGGTGAACAAAAAGTTGATCAAAGATGGAATTGAGTCAAGGGTGAGAAAGAGCATGTCCTTTTTCTCATGTACTCGATCATGCACCGTTCATGACACTAATTTGGTCAGGATCTCTCATCTAGACAAAGATTGA